From Pseudomonas vanderleydeniana, the proteins below share one genomic window:
- a CDS encoding LexA family transcriptional regulator, translating into MRVMQIRNVSTVLRALLDRHGISPTELHRRTGVPQSTLSRILSGKIVDPSDKHISKIAEYFQVSTDQLRGRADIGAARDQEQGPLHSELKDISLWDDDTPVEEDEVSVPFLREVELAAGSGRFVIEESEKASLRFGKRSLRHNGVQFDQAKCVTVRGNSMLPVLRDGATVGVNAGKSAIGDIVDGDLYAINHNGQLRVKQLYRLPTGIRLRSFNRDEHPDEDYSFQEIQEEQITILGHVFWWGMYAR; encoded by the coding sequence ATGCGCGTTATGCAAATACGCAACGTTTCTACCGTCCTCCGAGCACTGCTCGACCGCCACGGGATCTCCCCCACGGAGCTTCACCGTCGAACCGGCGTGCCCCAATCCACCCTGTCGCGGATACTCAGCGGGAAGATCGTCGACCCTTCGGACAAGCACATCTCGAAGATCGCCGAGTATTTCCAGGTCAGTACCGACCAGCTGCGCGGCCGTGCCGATATCGGCGCCGCCCGCGACCAGGAGCAAGGCCCGCTGCACTCTGAACTCAAGGATATAAGCCTGTGGGACGACGACACCCCCGTCGAGGAAGACGAGGTGTCCGTACCCTTTCTTCGCGAGGTTGAATTGGCTGCTGGATCAGGAAGATTCGTCATCGAGGAAAGCGAGAAGGCCAGCCTGCGCTTCGGCAAGCGCAGCCTGCGCCACAACGGCGTGCAGTTCGACCAGGCCAAGTGCGTGACGGTACGCGGCAACAGCATGTTGCCGGTGCTGCGCGACGGCGCCACGGTCGGGGTCAATGCCGGCAAGAGCGCCATCGGCGATATCGTCGACGGTGATCTCTACGCGATCAACCACAATGGCCAACTGCGGGTGAAGCAGCTCTATCGCCTGCCGACCGGCATTCGCCTGCGCAGCTTCAATCGCGACGAGCACCCGGATGAGGACTACAGCTTCCAGGAAATCCAGGAAGAGCAGATCACCATCCTTGGTCACGTCTTCTGGTGGGGCATGTACGCCCGGTAA